Proteins from a genomic interval of Medicago truncatula cultivar Jemalong A17 chromosome 3, MtrunA17r5.0-ANR, whole genome shotgun sequence:
- the LOC25491104 gene encoding xanthosine methyltransferase 2 codes for MTIERVLRMKGGVGEKSYANNSLLQRKVIMKVAAIVEENLKPLMSNTTFNGCFKVADLGCSSGPNTLLVISNILNIIIEISLKLNHETPVFQIYLNDLFENDFNTIFKLLPDFYKSIQQEKGENVGACFINATPGNFYGRLFPTNYINFFHSSYCLHWLSQAPKDLANNAKPLNKGNIYISRTSPPSVYEAYFVQFARDFKCFLKSRFEEIVSDGMMVLTFIGRETSNEITSIQEVLGLVLNEMVQEGLVEEEKLDLFNFPTYHPTVEEVRQVIEAEGSFTLQVMKTFKMGWDANLHNDGIVDSKMRGELIAKYHRAVFEPLLIDGFGENIMDELFSRFAKLLAQLIELETLEFTNIVLLLTKGL; via the exons ATGACGATAGAACGAGTCCTTCGCATGAAAGGTGGTGTGGGAGAAAAAAGTTATGCAAATAATTCCTTATTACAG AGAAAAGTGATAATGAAAGTGGCAGCTATAGTGGAAGAGAATTTAAAACCGTTGATGTCCAACACAACTTTTAATggttgttttaaagtagctgaTTTAGGTTGCTCTTCAGGACCAAATACACTTTTGGTCATCTCTAATATCTTGAACATCATCATTGAAATTAGCTTGAAGTTAAACCATGAGACACCTGTATTTCAAATTTATCTCAATgatttatttgaaaatgatttcaATACAATCTTCAAGTTACTCCCTGATTTCTACAAGAGTATACAacaagaaaaaggagaaaatgtTGGAGCATGCTTCATAAATGCAACACCTGGAAATTTTTATGGACGACTCTTTCCTACTAATTATATCAACTTCTTTCATTCCTCCTATTGTCTCCATTGGCTATCACAA GCACCCAAAGATTTGGCCAATAATGCAAAACCACTCAACAAGGGAAATATTTACATATCAAGAACAAGTCCTCCATCGGTCTATGAAGCATATTTTGTGCAATTTGCAAGAGATTTCAAGTGTTTTCTAAAGTCACGCTTCGAAGAAATAGTATCAGATGGTATGATGGTACTAACATTCATTGGCAGAGAAACATCAAATGAAATTACTTCTATTCAAGAGGTACTTGGCCTGGTACTCAACGAGATGGTCCAAGAG GGTTTAGTTGAAGAGGAGAAATTAGACTTGTTTAATTTTCCAACATACCATCCTACTGTAGAGGAAGTAAGACAAGTGATTGAGGCAGAAGGATCTTTTACACTTCAAGTAATGAAAACTTTTAAAATGGGTTGGGATGCAAACCTCCATAATGATGGTATTGTTGATAGCAAAATGAGAGGGGAGCTTATAGCCAAGTACCACAGAGCTGTTTTTGAACCTCTTTTAATAGACGGGTTTGGTGAAAATATCATGGATGAATTGTTCTCAAGATTTGCAAAGCTGCTTGCACAGCTCATTGAGTTAGAGACATTAGAGTTTACTAATATTGTATTGCTCTTGACAAAGGGTCTTTGA